Proteins from one Mesorhizobium sp. M9A.F.Ca.ET.002.03.1.2 genomic window:
- a CDS encoding DeoR/GlpR family DNA-binding transcription regulator, translated as MYLSPRHSEIIQIAKDHGRVLVDDLATHFNVTPQTIRKDLNDLCDQRLLSRIHGGALFPSGIENMEYEARRKIAAEEKEAIGRAAARLIPDNASLFINIGTTTESVSKALLDHAGLMVITNNINVANRMRIYPSIEVVIAGGVVRGSDGGVVGEAAVDFIRQFKVDYAVIGASAIDHDGALLDFDFREVKVAQAIIANARHVILVSDQTKFERTAPVRIGHLSQVNTFITDRCGIPSVRKICQEAEVQLIETSLS; from the coding sequence ATGTACCTGTCGCCGCGTCATTCCGAAATCATCCAGATCGCCAAGGATCATGGCCGCGTGCTGGTCGACGATCTGGCAACGCATTTCAACGTGACGCCGCAGACCATCCGCAAGGATCTCAACGATCTGTGCGACCAGCGGCTGCTCTCCCGCATCCATGGCGGGGCGCTGTTTCCGTCCGGTATCGAGAACATGGAGTATGAGGCCCGGCGCAAGATCGCCGCCGAGGAGAAGGAGGCGATCGGCCGCGCAGCAGCCAGGCTGATCCCCGACAATGCCTCGCTGTTCATCAATATCGGCACCACGACGGAGTCGGTCAGCAAGGCGCTTCTTGATCATGCAGGATTGATGGTCATCACCAATAATATCAATGTTGCCAATAGGATGCGCATATATCCTTCCATTGAAGTCGTTATCGCAGGCGGTGTCGTGCGCGGCTCCGACGGGGGCGTGGTCGGCGAGGCGGCGGTCGACTTCATCAGGCAGTTCAAGGTCGATTACGCCGTGATCGGCGCCTCGGCGATCGATCATGATGGCGCGTTGCTCGATTTCGATTTTCGCGAAGTGAAGGTAGCGCAGGCGATCATTGCCAATGCCCGGCATGTCATTCTCGTTTCCGACCAGACCAAGTTCGAGAGGACGGCGCCGGTTCGCATCGGCCATCTGTCGCAAGTCAACACCTTCATCACAGACCGCTGCGGCATCCCGTCGGTGCGCAAGATCTGCCAGGAGGCAGAGGTTCAACTGATTGAGACGTCGCTCTCCTAG
- the glpD gene encoding glycerol-3-phosphate dehydrogenase, with the protein MGASSPIHDIFVIGGGINGCGIARDAVGRGFSVFLAEMNDLASGTSSGSTKLIHGGLRYLEFYEFRLVREALMEREVLWKNAPHIIWPMRFVLPYAKGLRPAWLIRLGLFLYDHIGGRKLLPATKTLDMARDPAGKPLKPLFRKAFEYSDGWVNDARLVALNARDAADRGATIRTRTKVIGARREGELWKVRLEDVQTGDTEEVKARLLVNAAGPWVDQVLSSTVGLNDVHNVRLVQGSHIVIGKKFDDPRAYFFQNKDGRIIFAIPYEEEFTLIGTTDQDYPGDPQDVKISDAEIDYLCAAASEYFAQPVKRSDIVWTYSAVRPLYDDGASKAQEATRDYVLKTDGGEGTAPIVNAFGGKITTYRRLAESMLEKIEGFLGKRGKPWTANAPLPGGDFPANGFDAEVAKLKTAYPFLDARLARRLTRLYGTRARMLLGLARSNADLGRNFGADLYEVEVRYLVQNEWATTAEDVLWRRTKRGLHLGREQAAALDEFMRGISRRHVAAAE; encoded by the coding sequence GTGGGTGCATCATCCCCGATCCATGACATCTTCGTCATCGGTGGCGGAATCAACGGTTGCGGCATCGCCCGCGATGCGGTTGGGCGCGGCTTCTCGGTTTTCCTTGCGGAAATGAACGATCTGGCCAGCGGAACCTCCTCCGGCTCGACCAAATTGATCCATGGCGGCTTGCGCTATCTCGAGTTCTACGAGTTTCGCCTGGTGCGCGAGGCGCTGATGGAGCGCGAGGTCCTCTGGAAGAACGCGCCGCACATCATCTGGCCGATGCGCTTTGTGCTGCCTTACGCCAAGGGCTTGCGCCCGGCCTGGCTGATCAGGCTCGGCCTTTTCCTGTATGACCACATTGGCGGGCGCAAATTGCTGCCGGCGACCAAGACGCTGGACATGGCAAGGGACCCGGCCGGCAAACCGTTGAAGCCGTTGTTTCGAAAGGCCTTCGAATATTCCGATGGCTGGGTCAACGATGCTCGGCTGGTGGCGTTGAACGCTCGCGACGCCGCCGATCGCGGCGCAACGATCCGAACCCGCACGAAGGTCATCGGCGCACGCCGTGAGGGCGAGCTTTGGAAGGTCAGGCTGGAGGACGTGCAGACCGGCGACACCGAGGAGGTCAAGGCCAGGCTTTTGGTCAACGCCGCCGGTCCGTGGGTCGATCAGGTTCTGTCCAGCACGGTCGGCTTGAACGACGTGCACAATGTCCGGCTAGTACAGGGCAGCCATATCGTCATCGGCAAGAAGTTCGACGACCCGCGCGCTTATTTCTTCCAGAACAAGGATGGCCGCATCATCTTTGCCATCCCCTACGAGGAAGAGTTCACGCTGATCGGCACCACCGACCAGGACTATCCGGGCGATCCCCAGGACGTGAAGATCAGTGACGCCGAGATCGACTACCTATGCGCGGCAGCGAGCGAATATTTCGCGCAGCCGGTCAAGCGTTCGGACATCGTCTGGACTTATTCGGCCGTGCGCCCGCTCTACGATGACGGCGCTTCGAAGGCGCAGGAAGCGACCCGCGATTATGTGCTGAAGACCGACGGCGGGGAGGGCACGGCACCAATCGTCAACGCCTTTGGCGGCAAGATCACCACCTACCGCCGGCTGGCTGAATCGATGCTTGAAAAGATCGAAGGTTTTCTCGGCAAGCGCGGCAAGCCATGGACAGCGAACGCGCCGCTTCCGGGCGGCGATTTCCCGGCGAACGGCTTCGACGCGGAAGTGGCAAAACTGAAAACGGCCTATCCGTTCCTCGATGCGCGTCTGGCGCGCCGACTGACCCGGCTTTACGGGACGCGCGCAAGGATGCTGCTGGGCCTTGCCAGATCGAATGCCGACCTTGGCCGCAACTTTGGCGCCGATCTCTATGAGGTTGAGGTGCGCTACCTCGTTCAGAATGAATGGGCCACGACGGCCGAAGATGTATTGTGGCGCCGGACCAAGCGAGGCCTGCATCTCGGCCGTGAGCAGGCGGCAGCACTCGACGAATTCATGCGCGGGATAAGCCGGCGCCATGTCGCGGCTGCCGAATAG
- a CDS encoding ABC transporter ATP-binding protein: MLELRNVTKTVGAAEHIRDVSLTLQHGSLNVLLGPTLAGKTSLMRLMAGLDVPTSGSVWFDGKDVTGVPVQKRNVAMVYQQFINYPAMTVYENIASPLRVAGTERAKIDKEVRNAAALLKLTPYLDRTPLSLSGGQQQRTALARAIVKNAGLVLLDEPLANLDYKLREELRAELPRIFAATGTIFVYATTEPHEALLLGGNTATLSEGCITQFGPTIDVFRRPNDLVTAKTFADPPLNTIVLKKSGSSFLLDGGVSLPVPAELAGIADTSYTIGFQPHHLSFARPSPSAVPVRAKVSVTEITGSESFVHLDFADVRWVMLEHGILAFEPDQTIEVFIDPRHIMVFDANGRSAAPPQTLAA; this comes from the coding sequence ATGCTGGAATTGAGAAACGTGACGAAGACGGTCGGCGCGGCGGAGCATATACGCGACGTGTCGCTGACGCTTCAGCACGGCTCGCTCAACGTCCTTCTCGGGCCGACGCTTGCCGGGAAGACCAGCCTGATGCGGCTGATGGCCGGCCTCGACGTGCCGACATCCGGCTCGGTCTGGTTCGATGGCAAGGATGTCACCGGCGTGCCGGTGCAGAAGCGCAACGTCGCCATGGTCTATCAGCAGTTCATCAACTACCCGGCGATGACCGTTTACGAGAACATCGCCTCGCCGCTCAGGGTGGCCGGCACCGAGCGGGCAAAGATCGATAAGGAGGTGCGCAATGCCGCCGCACTTCTCAAGCTGACGCCCTATCTCGACCGCACGCCGCTCAGCCTTTCCGGCGGCCAGCAGCAGCGGACGGCGCTGGCGCGCGCCATCGTCAAGAACGCCGGCCTCGTGCTGCTCGACGAGCCGCTCGCCAACCTCGACTACAAGCTGCGCGAGGAACTGCGGGCGGAACTGCCCAGGATATTCGCGGCGACCGGTACCATCTTCGTCTACGCCACGACGGAGCCGCACGAAGCCTTGCTGCTTGGCGGCAATACGGCGACGCTTTCCGAAGGCTGCATCACTCAGTTCGGGCCGACGATCGACGTCTTTCGCAGGCCGAACGACCTCGTCACGGCCAAGACATTCGCAGATCCGCCGCTCAACACGATTGTGCTGAAGAAGAGCGGTTCAAGCTTCCTTCTTGATGGTGGGGTGAGCCTCCCGGTGCCGGCTGAGCTCGCCGGTATTGCCGATACGAGTTACACGATCGGCTTCCAGCCCCACCATCTCTCTTTTGCCCGGCCGAGCCCGTCGGCGGTTCCGGTGAGAGCCAAGGTGTCGGTCACCGAAATCACTGGTTCTGAGAGCTTTGTGCATCTCGACTTCGCCGATGTCCGCTGGGTGATGCTGGAGCACGGCATCCTGGCGTTCGAGCCGGACCAGACCATCGAGGTGTTCATCGATCCGCGGCACATCATGGTGTTCGACGCGAACGGCCGTTCGGCCGCGCCGCCACAGACGCTGGCGGCTTAA
- a CDS encoding ABC transporter ATP-binding protein, with translation MARIDCNHIRHAYGPHPKSDKDYALKEVHHAFEDGGAYALLGPSGCGKTTLLNIISGLLYPSHGELLFDGKDVTNLSTQERNIAQVFQFPVIYDTMTVYDNLAFPLRNRGVAEPDVDRKVRETLEMTGLADMAKKKARGLTADQKQKISLGRGLVRSDVNAILFDEPLTVIDPHMKWVLRSQLKQLHRRFGFTMVYVTHDQTEALTFAENVVVMYEGEIVQIGSPAELFERPKHTFVGYFIGSPGMNVMPVAVEGRSARLGSQTIELPGVPKAGTAGAIELGIRPEYVRLGASGMPVSIRKVEDIGRHKVVRASFEGRDIAVIVGEDEDIPADPKIAFDPAGINLYADSWRVEMGG, from the coding sequence ATGGCGCGCATCGATTGCAACCACATCCGCCACGCCTACGGTCCACATCCGAAGTCGGATAAGGACTATGCGCTGAAGGAGGTGCATCACGCCTTCGAGGACGGCGGCGCCTATGCGCTGTTGGGGCCGTCGGGCTGCGGCAAGACCACGCTGCTCAACATCATTTCCGGCCTGTTGTACCCGTCGCATGGCGAGCTTCTGTTCGACGGCAAGGACGTGACCAATTTGTCGACGCAGGAACGCAACATCGCGCAGGTATTCCAGTTCCCGGTCATCTACGACACCATGACCGTCTACGACAATCTGGCCTTCCCGCTGCGCAACCGCGGCGTTGCGGAACCCGACGTCGACCGCAAGGTGCGCGAAACGCTGGAAATGACCGGGTTGGCCGATATGGCCAAGAAAAAGGCGAGGGGACTGACCGCCGACCAGAAGCAGAAGATCTCGCTCGGACGCGGGCTGGTGCGCTCCGATGTCAACGCGATCCTGTTCGACGAGCCGCTGACCGTCATCGACCCGCATATGAAGTGGGTGCTGCGCTCGCAGCTGAAGCAGTTGCACAGGCGTTTCGGTTTCACCATGGTCTATGTCACGCACGACCAGACCGAGGCGCTCACCTTCGCCGAAAACGTCGTCGTCATGTATGAGGGCGAGATCGTGCAGATCGGCTCCCCCGCCGAACTGTTCGAGCGACCCAAGCATACGTTCGTCGGCTATTTCATCGGCTCGCCAGGCATGAACGTCATGCCGGTCGCGGTCGAAGGCAGGAGCGCGCGGCTCGGCAGCCAGACGATCGAATTGCCGGGCGTGCCCAAGGCTGGAACCGCAGGCGCGATCGAACTCGGCATCCGCCCCGAATATGTCAGGCTTGGCGCTAGCGGCATGCCGGTTTCCATCCGAAAGGTCGAGGATATCGGCCGTCACAAGGTGGTGCGCGCCAGTTTCGAAGGCCGCGACATCGCGGTGATCGTTGGCGAGGACGAAGACATTCCCGCCGATCCGAAGATCGCTTTCGACCCGGCCGGCATCAACCTCTACGCCGATTCCTGGCGCGTCGAGATGGGAGGCTGA
- a CDS encoding sugar ABC transporter permease: MDRTWNNKAWFMVLPVLLLVAFSAVIPLMTVVNYSVQDTFGNNVFFWAGSEWFEEILHSDRFWEAMGRNLVFSAIILIIEVPLGIFIALNMPKRGWGVPVCLVLMALPLLIPWNVVGTIWQVFGRVDIGLLGYSLRSLGFNYNYVNDPFDAWVTVIIMDVWHWTSLVVLLCYAGLVSIPDAYYQAAKIDGASRWAIFRYIQLPKMNRVLLIAVLLRFMDSFMIYTEPFVVTGGGPGNTTTFLSIDLVKLAIGEFNLGEAAAMSIVYFLIIMLLSWVFYTVMTAYDAEK; the protein is encoded by the coding sequence ATGGACAGAACCTGGAACAACAAGGCCTGGTTCATGGTGCTGCCGGTGCTCCTGCTGGTAGCGTTCTCGGCGGTGATCCCGCTGATGACGGTCGTGAACTACTCGGTGCAGGACACGTTCGGCAACAACGTCTTCTTCTGGGCGGGCTCGGAATGGTTCGAGGAGATCCTGCATTCCGACCGTTTTTGGGAAGCAATGGGACGCAACCTGGTGTTCTCGGCCATCATCCTCATCATCGAGGTTCCGCTCGGCATCTTCATTGCGCTCAACATGCCGAAGAGGGGCTGGGGCGTTCCGGTCTGCCTGGTGCTGATGGCGCTGCCGCTGCTCATCCCGTGGAACGTCGTTGGTACGATCTGGCAGGTGTTCGGCCGCGTCGACATCGGCCTGCTCGGATATTCGCTGCGGTCACTCGGCTTCAACTACAACTATGTCAACGACCCGTTCGACGCCTGGGTCACCGTCATCATCATGGACGTCTGGCACTGGACGAGCCTCGTCGTCCTGCTCTGCTACGCAGGATTGGTCTCGATCCCCGACGCCTATTACCAGGCGGCCAAGATCGATGGGGCGTCGCGCTGGGCGATCTTCCGCTACATCCAGTTGCCGAAGATGAACCGCGTGCTGCTGATCGCGGTTCTGCTGCGCTTCATGGACAGTTTCATGATCTACACCGAGCCGTTCGTCGTCACTGGCGGCGGGCCCGGCAACACCACCACTTTCCTGTCGATCGATCTGGTGAAGCTGGCCATAGGGGAGTTCAACCTTGGTGAGGCGGCGGCCATGTCGATCGTCTATTTCCTGATCATCATGCTCCTGTCCTGGGTGTTCTACACCGTCATGACAGCCTACGACGCGGAGAAGTGA
- a CDS encoding carbohydrate ABC transporter permease — protein sequence MRQTPASAEAQTANATLARKMRRRGEESRFWWLVPTIYIIFLMLPIYWLVNMSFKTNQEILGAFSLWPRNPTIANYMVIFTDPSWYKGYINSIIYVVMNTVISVTVALPAAYAFSRYRFLGDKHLFFWLLTNRMAPPAVFALPFFQLYSAFGLIDTHIAVALAHCLFNVPLAVWILEGFMSGVPKEIDETAYIDGYSFPRFFLRIFMPLIASGVGVACFFCFMFSWVELLIARTLTTTAAKPIAAIMTRTVSASGLDWGVLAAAGVLTILPGALVIWFVRNYIAKGFALGRV from the coding sequence ATGCGGCAAACTCCCGCTAGCGCGGAAGCGCAGACCGCGAACGCCACGCTGGCCCGCAAAATGCGGCGGCGGGGCGAGGAGTCGCGGTTCTGGTGGCTGGTGCCGACGATCTACATCATCTTCCTGATGCTGCCGATCTACTGGCTGGTCAATATGAGCTTCAAGACCAATCAGGAGATCCTGGGCGCCTTCTCGCTGTGGCCGAGAAACCCGACGATCGCCAACTACATGGTGATCTTCACCGACCCGTCCTGGTACAAAGGTTACATCAACTCGATCATCTATGTGGTTATGAACACGGTGATTTCCGTCACCGTTGCGCTTCCGGCAGCCTATGCCTTCTCGCGCTACCGCTTTCTCGGCGACAAGCACCTGTTCTTCTGGCTCTTGACCAACCGCATGGCGCCGCCGGCGGTGTTCGCGCTGCCGTTCTTCCAGCTCTATTCGGCATTCGGGCTGATCGACACGCACATCGCCGTGGCGCTGGCGCATTGCCTGTTCAACGTCCCGCTGGCGGTCTGGATACTCGAAGGCTTCATGTCGGGCGTGCCGAAGGAAATCGACGAGACCGCCTATATCGACGGCTATTCCTTCCCGCGCTTCTTCCTGAGGATATTCATGCCGCTGATCGCAAGCGGCGTTGGCGTGGCCTGCTTCTTCTGCTTCATGTTCTCGTGGGTGGAGCTGCTGATCGCGCGGACGTTGACCACGACCGCCGCCAAGCCGATCGCCGCGATCATGACGCGCACGGTCTCGGCCTCGGGCCTCGACTGGGGCGTGCTGGCCGCGGCCGGCGTGCTCACCATCCTTCCGGGCGCGCTCGTGATCTGGTTCGTACGCAACTATATCGCCAAGGGCTTCGCCCTGGGGAGGGTGTGA
- a CDS encoding DUF2160 domain-containing protein, producing MNLTWMAWTLPTALFFITILMLLCGMAVWEYVSPGGNPRVGVLRFETTRGDRLFLSLLGSAFIHLAWLGLVGPNLWWALALSVVYAIGVFRYV from the coding sequence ATGAACCTCACCTGGATGGCATGGACGCTGCCGACGGCACTCTTTTTCATCACGATCCTGATGCTGCTCTGCGGCATGGCGGTCTGGGAGTACGTCTCGCCAGGCGGCAATCCCCGGGTTGGCGTGCTGCGCTTCGAGACGACGCGCGGCGACCGTCTCTTCCTATCGCTGCTTGGCAGCGCCTTTATCCATCTCGCTTGGCTGGGTCTTGTCGGACCCAACCTGTGGTGGGCACTCGCTCTCTCCGTGGTCTACGCCATCGGCGTGTTCCGCTACGTATAG